One stretch of Falco naumanni isolate bFalNau1 chromosome 7, bFalNau1.pat, whole genome shotgun sequence DNA includes these proteins:
- the ZDHHC22 gene encoding palmitoyltransferase ZDHHC22 isoform X2: MLVLRLLNVVAPAYFLCISLVTFVLQIFLFIPSMFRDPSTTPLFSPALLHGALFLFLSTNAMGNYILVIQSSPEDLGKGLNLGKGAEVVADWLDGSRSPGSALPSTHFCRLCARVTQRHDHHCFFTGNCIGSRNMRNFIMFCLYTSLACLDSLVAGMAYISAALSMSFANPLAFLTLLPHSISQFFSGPLTASAATHLLPPASTDWLRPCHPSSTGELGLRQQKPREELMGQDKAPFL; encoded by the exons ATGCTAGTTCTCAGGTTGCTCAATGTTGTCGCTCCAGCCTACTTCTTGTGCATCTCCCTAGTGACCTTCGTCCTCCAGATCTTTCTCTTCATCCCCAGCATGTTCAGAGACCCTTCCACCACCCcacttttctctcctgctctgctgcatggggccctcttcctcttcctctcaaCTAATGCCATGGGCAACTACATCCTTGTGATCCAGAGCTCCCCCGAGGACTTGGGCAAGGGCTTAAACTTGGGCAAAGGAGCCGAAGTGGTGGCGGACTGGCTGGATGGAAGCAGGTCCCCTGGCTCAGCCTTGCCTAGCACTCACTTCTGTAGACTGTGTGCCAGAGTCACCCAGAGGCATGACCACCACTGTTTCTTCACAGGGAACTGCATCGGGAGCAGGAACATGCGAAACTTCATCATGTTCTGCCTCTACACCTCCCTGGCTTGCCTCGACTCCCTGGTGGCAGGCATGGCTTACATTTCTGCTGCACTTTCCATGTCCTTTGCGAACCCGCTGGCCTTCCTCACTCTTCTGCCTCACTCCATCAGCCAATTCTTCTCAG GTCCACTCACCGCCTCCGCTGCCActcacctcctgcctcctgccagcacagacTGGCTGAGACCTTGCCATCCCTCCAGCACAGGAGAATTGGGGTTAAGGCAACAGAAACCAAGAGAGGAGTTAATGGGACAGGATAAGGCACCTTTCTTATGA